Proteins encoded together in one Clostridia bacterium window:
- a CDS encoding type 4a pilus biogenesis protein PilO: MSRTAREKQLLLLLCLVLGAVTFYRLGAGVAWPRYLQLRESVAGERQALVRAQYQAQRLPELKQETARAEAALAEVRRPFQTVGQAGPLNCVLGLLPAGLEVRELVPGAEVDQGFYRVYPLRLKVAGPYEEVEAFLERVEELPIYVRDLRMSLAEEGAGIEAELDLDVFFQALASPALREVPGAVQRNPFEPLSAVTLPGTPPAASGTVKEGPASGIGVGTAAGAASPEKTLGGRTQKQEAQPDSESKPVNVWPEAPTPNASHQYTFPVRR; this comes from the coding sequence TTGAGCCGCACCGCGCGGGAGAAGCAGCTCTTGCTCCTCCTATGTCTGGTTCTAGGGGCGGTGACCTTCTACCGCCTCGGGGCTGGCGTGGCCTGGCCCCGGTACCTCCAGCTCCGAGAGTCGGTAGCCGGGGAGCGCCAGGCTCTGGTTCGGGCGCAGTACCAGGCCCAACGCCTGCCGGAGCTCAAGCAAGAAACGGCCAGGGCCGAGGCCGCCCTCGCGGAAGTCCGCCGGCCTTTTCAGACGGTGGGGCAGGCCGGGCCGCTTAACTGCGTCTTGGGCTTGCTACCTGCGGGTTTGGAGGTAAGGGAGCTGGTGCCGGGGGCGGAGGTGGACCAAGGGTTCTATCGGGTCTATCCCCTCCGTCTGAAGGTGGCGGGTCCTTACGAGGAAGTGGAGGCCTTCCTGGAGAGAGTGGAGGAGCTACCGATTTACGTCCGGGACCTTCGGATGAGCCTCGCCGAGGAAGGGGCCGGGATCGAGGCAGAGCTCGACCTAGACGTATTCTTCCAGGCCCTTGCCTCGCCCGCCCTCAGGGAGGTGCCCGGTGCGGTGCAAAGGAACCCGTTTGAGCCCCTGTCGGCGGTCACGCTGCCGGGGACGCCGCCGGCAGCCAGCGGTACGGTGAAAGAGGGGCCTGCTTCTGGCATCGGCGTCGGCACCGCCGCCGGGGCGGCTTCTCCTGAGAAGACCCTGGGCGGCCGGACGCAGAAGCAGGAGGCGCAGCCAGATTCGGAGTCGAAGCCGGTTAACGTCTGGCCCGAGGCGCCGACACCTAATGCCTCCCACCAGTACACCTTCCCAGTACGGCGCTAG